From Cervus elaphus chromosome 25, mCerEla1.1, whole genome shotgun sequence, one genomic window encodes:
- the BNIP1 gene encoding vesicle transport protein SEC20, with translation MATAQDVHVRICNQEIVKFDLEVKALIQDIRDCSGPLSALTELNTKVKEKFQQLRHRIQELEQSAKEQDKESEKQVLLQEVENHKKQMLSNQTSWRKANLTCKIAIDNLEKAELLQGGDLFRQRKTAKESLAQTSSAITESLMGISRMMSQQVQQSEEAMQTLVNSSRTILDANEEFKSMSGTIQLGRKLITKYNRRELTDKLLIFLALALFLATVLYILKKRLFPFL, from the exons ATGGCGACTGCCCAAGATGTCCACGTCCGTATCTGTAACCAAGAGATTGTCAAATTCGACCTGGAGGTGAAGGCGCTTATCCAG GATATTCGAGATTGTTCAGGACCATTAAGTGCACttactgaactgaacactaaagtgaaagagaagttccAGCAACTGCGGCACAGAATACAG GAGCTTGAGCAGTCGGCTAAAGAGCAagacaaagagtcagagaagcaAGTTCTGCTCCAAGAAGTGGAGAATCACAAAAAGCAGATGCTCAG CAATCAGACCTCATGGAGGAAGGCTAACCTCACTTGCAAAATTGCTATCGACAACCTAGAGAAAGCAGAACTTCTCCAGGGAGGAGACCTATTCCGGCAGAG GAAAACTGCCAAAGAGAGCCTGGCCCAGACGTCCAGCGCCATCACAGAGAGCCTCATGGGGATCAGCAGGATGATGTCCCAGCAGGTCCAGCAGAGCGAGGAAGCCATGCAGACACTGG TTAATTCTTCACGGACTATCCTGGATGCAAATGAAGAATTCAAATCCATGTCAGGGACCATCCAGTTGGGACGGAAGCTCATCACAAAATATAATCGCCGAGAGCTGACAGACAAACTTCTCATTTTCCTTGCGCTGGCCCTCTTTCTTGCTACAGTCctctatattttgaaaaaacGGCTCTTTCCATTTTTGTGA